A segment of the Nostoc sp. TCL26-01 genome:
TGGGCAGTAGAAGCAGCAAACAGAGGAGCAGGAGAAATTCTTTTAACATCAATTGAGCGTGATGGTAGCCGTTGCGGATTAGACATAGAACTTACCCGTCAAGTTGTTGATAGTGTAACTATTCCTGTAATTACTTCTGGGGGTTGTGGATTAGCTACACACTTTGTAGAAGGGTTTTTAACTGGTAAAGCCGCAGCAGTTGCAGCTGGAACTTATTTCTGTTTTAAAGATGAAAATCCTATGCAAACTAGAGCGCAAATTAAAAATGCTGGTATTTCCATTCGTTTAAATAATTAGAGTATAAAAAATTGAAAAACCAAAAAACTTTTCATCGATTCATCCAAGGCGCAAGAGTTTTTTTACGGGAAGTTAGACAGAGTGATGTTAACGAAACATATTATCAATGGTTAAATGATCCAGAAATTAATCGCTACTTAGAAACTAGGTTTGTTCACAGGTCTTTAGATAATATTTCAGAATATGTCAAAATAATGGATGCTAAAGAAGATGAGCCTTTTTTTGCTATTTGTTTAAATGATAATCAAGAACATATAGGAAACATCAAACTTGGACCAATTAATTGTCATCATCGGAATGCTGATGTGAGTTTATTCATAGGTAAGAAAGAGCTTTGGGGACAAGGTTATGCTGCTGAGGCAATTGCTTTAGTCACTGAATTTGCTTTTAAAAAACTGAATCTTAATAAACTAAAAGCTGGTTGTTATGCAATGAATTTGGCAAGCGCTAAAGCTTTCATCAAATGTGGATATCAGCAAGAAGGTTTACTGAGAGGACAAGTAATAGTTGATGCTCAAGATATGGATGTGATTTTGTTAGGAATGAGAGCAGTAGATTTTTGGAATAGTAAATGATTATTGCAATTCTTCAAGCTAGGGTTACTTCTTCACGTTTACCAGGTAAGGTATTAAAACCTATTCTGGGTATCCCGATGTTAGTTCATCAAATTGAACGCATTAAACAAACAAAAATGATTGATCGTTTACTGGTTGCTACAAGTTTAGATATTACGGACGATCCGATAGAACAATGCTG
Coding sequences within it:
- a CDS encoding GNAT family N-acetyltransferase; this encodes MKNQKTFHRFIQGARVFLREVRQSDVNETYYQWLNDPEINRYLETRFVHRSLDNISEYVKIMDAKEDEPFFAICLNDNQEHIGNIKLGPINCHHRNADVSLFIGKKELWGQGYAAEAIALVTEFAFKKLNLNKLKAGCYAMNLASAKAFIKCGYQQEGLLRGQVIVDAQDMDVILLGMRAVDFWNSK